In the Verrucomicrobiota bacterium genome, CCACAATCGAAATAAACATTATCACCCCAACGATGAACCAGCCGAGTCCATTTACCGCACCGAGGAATAGAAACCAAAGAATGTTAAGTAACGTGTTCATTTAATTTCTTTCCAAATTGAACTGCATGGGGGCTCGAACGCGAGTATAGACTGGGTTACCGTTTTTGATGCCAGGCTTGAACTTCCAACGCTTAACCGAATCAACAGCTGGTTGATTAAACCCTCTATTTGTTGAAGACTCGACTTCGACATCTCTGACATTTCCTTTTGGATCTACAGTAAACACAACAGAAACACTTCCCTGAATTCTACTGGATTTTAATATCGGCGGATATTGAGGGACGTAGGTTTTAGTAGCTACAGGAGCTTCATCTACTTCCACAATCTCAAATACCTTTACACCGTAGTCATCCGACTTGAGCATCAAAGAAATCGAAACGTTATAAGCTGTGTTTGGTTGGTCCGTATTATTCATTTCGATACGCCACTTGCGAATACTTTCCCTTAAAAAGAGACTCAAATCCCAAGGAAGTTTTTCGCGGAATTTCGGAAACCGAACCCTTCCAACCGGGTCGACCACGAGATCCCAGGTACAGATCCAGTAAAACTAAAATCGGCGGTTAGACACTGGTCCAAAGATATTTCAACAACTTCAGGAATATCGAAAGCCAGAGCATAGTCCATCACCTGCATAGCCAAGTTTTGATCCAATGCACAATTTGCACCGTATTGAATAAAAGACTTAATACTTTCTCTCTCATCCTGGATAACAGCCATCCATACTGGCGCCGGACCCTTTTGTGGTTTAAGATTCGGATCAGCATTCAAAGCGAGGAGTTCATGAACAGAACTGGATTTTTTGGCCAACACCGCCGTATAGAGGGGTGTCATTCCTCGACCATCCTTCACATTGATACTTATGCCCGCATCTACCAAGAGTCTGATAATTCTGGGTAATCCTTCATTCGCAGCAAAGTGTAGCAGCGTTTCTGAGTTAGATCCGAAAGTAGTTTCAAGGTCTGCTCCTTTATCGATCAAAAACTGAACAAGATCTGGATTGCCGGAGCGCACCGCCAGCCTGACAGCGTTGAAATCCTTATGCTTGGAATTGATGAGTTTAACAAGATCTTCGTCCAGTTCAAACAGTGCCTTTACCAGTTCCAGGCTCCCCATTGAACAATTGTTCTGCAAGGGATGAAACAGATTTATGACCTCAATATCCGTCACCCCAGTTTCAATCTTAAAATCCCGATCACCGATCTTGTCCATAAGCAGCTGATAGATTTTCGGCCTTCCTGCTACCAAGGACCTGAAGGCAGCATTCCCCCACTCGCCCTTAAATGTTAAACATTTAGAGTCATCCGTCAAAAAGTCCACAATCTCGACATGACCCAAATGGACGGCATCGAGAAAAGGCGTCTGAGCTTCGCTAAGCTTACGAATAGAACTATGTCCCAAATCGCTAAGGAATTTTACGGAATCAATCTTTCCCCCAAATATTGCGTAACGAATTACAGAGTTATAGTCCTTCTCCTTAATGTTATGAGCTCCCACTCTCTCCAAATACTTCAACACACTCATGTTTCCGTACAATGCCGCTCCATGCATCAAAGAGAGATTATCCCCTATTCTTAATTTCAACAATTGTTTTTTAGGAAGGCCGAGTTTACCGAAGTCCTCATCCGATCCGATACATGCCAGGCGATACAGATAATCTGCATTCATTGTGAAATTCTTCCGTCCGGGAATAGGCTCGAACGTATCCATATTTAAAAGACATATAAACGGATGCCCGCCCAAGTCCTCCTCGTCTACTCTAAAATTCTTAAAGGAGTGATTTATCGAAAAGCTGGAGACAGGTCTATTCGTATGAAAAAGCCTGACAGAGCTAATACGGCTTTTACTTCTCCAACCTAACACGACCAGCGTAGATTGGAATTGATCATCCTCCCAATAAAATGACAAAGGGGATTCCTCAGAATGCAAAAACTGTCGAGGAAACTCGTCTCTTTCCAAGCGGATAAGGTAACGGCCAGAAGCATCACTATCCTTATATGAAACGATATCGCGGGAAAGCTCGTATGTTTTAGGAAAATGACAGTTATCCCAAAAAGAATCATTGAGAATTTCCAGTCCCCACATCCCATCCAATGGAAGATATTTCTTCGTACCATCTACGATTGAAAACGGCCTCGCCAGGTCGAAACCATCGACCGAGTAGGTTACCTCATCATACTTGTAAGTGAGCTTAGCAGACCCAAATATTCCTGGCACCAACACTAAGAAAAATGCACATGCGAGGTATTTCATTGAGAGAACCGTCGTTCTAATAAGAAGACGCAAAAACAATAAAAATACAAACGAGTAAAGGCAAACCTAGATTATAACCAGCGGATAATCCGCTCCTCAAAGTTGATTATCCAGAAACCTTTACGCATCCACAGTTGCCAGTTCCACTTCCTCAGCCGAACCTGCATCGCGGTTGAAACGCATCGAAATCACCTTACTAACTCCGCGTTCCTGCATGGTAACACCGTAAATGGTATCAGCACTCGAAATAGTACGTTTATTGTGAGTGATGATCAGGAACTGAGAGTGCTTGGTAAATTGGCGCAATATATCCACGAAACGTCCGATATTCGCTTCATCCAACGGCGCGTCCAATTCGTCCAATAGGCAGAATGGACTTGGTTTTACCATGTAAATCGCGAAGAGAAGGGCGACAGCTGTCATGGTTCTTTGCCCCCCTGACAGTAAGGAAATTGACTTCAATCGAGTGCCGGGAGGTTGTGCAATAATTTCGATTCCAGATTCGAGAGGGTCCTCAGCATCCTGAAGAGTTAAATCGGCTTTTCCGCCACCAAACAATTTATCAAAGGTAAAAATGAAGTTCTCACGCACCTGCATGAAGGTTTCTTTAAACTGAGCCAGCGACGTTTGATTAATGTCGTCGATCGCGGCGAGAAGTTGGTCCTTCGAATTCCATAGATCCTCGCTCTGCGTTTTCAGAAAATCATGACGTTCGCGTAATTCAGCATACTCTTCGATAGCTACCAGATTGACTGGACCCATTGAATGAAGCTTTTTGCGAAGCACTTTCACTTCTTCCACTATTGGAGCCCAATCAGGCTCTTCTAAATTTTCCAGGTCTAGATCAGTAGGCTCTTTAATCTGAGGCATATCTTCCGGATCGGGAGCTTCCGCATCCTCATCTTCGAGGTCCAAAGATAATTTTTCGACTAGTTTTTGATTTGCGATACAATACTCGCGGCGCCAATTGATCTCTGCCAATTCAATATCATACTCACGCATGATTTCTTCCGAAAGATAACGCATTTGGGACTTCTTTTCGGCCAGAATGATCGCCTCCTTATTGAGGGATGCTTCATAGGAGTGAAGCTCTTTGCGGTCTTCAGCCAGACTCACCTCCTTTTCAGAAATTTCTTTTTCCTGAGCCATCAACTGCTCACGCAACTCGTTGCTTGCAGCCTGGGCTGTTTGTAACTCAGCCGATAGTTCAGTTGCCAAGACATTTTGCTCCTCTATCTGTTGAGTCAGCTCATCAACTTGGTTACTTAGAAAACTTTTTTCATCATTGCGCTGAAGCCGAATACTTTCGATTTCAACTAACTGATCCTTCATCTCCTGAAGGCTTCTCTCAAGACTTTGCAGTTGCTGCTTCTTTGCAGCCAATTCGACTCGAACCTCAGAAAGCGCTTCCCGTTTTTGTTCACGCTCGTCCCGGAGTTCACGAAGCAATTCTTCCGATCGATCAACGCCCGAACGTTTTTCATCGATGGCTCTTTCAGCCCCCTCAAGCTTGTTTCTCGAAGTATTGAGATTCTCTGACGATCGAGATCGATCAGTCTCAATTTCCAAAATATTTTTTTCCAGAAGCGTCAAGCGGTCGCGGCTTTTTCCCAAAGACGCTTCTGCCGTGCGTTTTTCAGATTCAAGAACAGATTCTTCACGGTGGATTTCTTGTTTTCGGGTTTTAAGCAATTCAATCGCTTCCTTCACCTTTTCAAGTTTTTCATCGATCCCCCGGGCAGATGCACGCTTTCCTTCCAATCCAGTTTCGTGCTCACCGATCTTGGTTTTTAGATCACGAATCTGGTTCACTCGCTCAAGTATACTATCTGGTTCATTTTTGCTATGGCCACCAACGAACCATCCTCGACGGTCGACCAAATCACCCGATCTCGAAGCGATTCGAGAAAAAGCAAACTCGGGGGTTGCCTTCCAAAATGCCAAAAACGCCTCGACGTCTTCACAGATGTAACACCCTGCCAGCACGCGCTCCAATGCCTGAGAAGTGCGAAACTCTTTGGAATCGACCACCGAATCAGCCCTTATAAGAAATTCCGGTACGTCGATGGTTTCACCGACTTTTAGTGGTTCTACAGGAAATTGAAGACAAGCTTTCCCAAGCTTCCGGATCTCAAGCTGTTTTATCACTGATTGGGCGATTTCTGCGGAATCGACAAGTAATGCATCCAAAGAAGCACCCAACAGCGCTTCGACAGCTCGGGTATCCTTGGAAGACACTTCTATATTCTTGGCCAGGAGACTAAATTCACGCGTATCTACAACCGCATCGATCCTGCCCTGTAACACGGCCTTTGCCCCTTCGCTGAATCCTTCAAATTTTTTATTCAGGTCATTGAGCACATTGAGGTGAGCAGCCATACGCGCCAATTGCCGATCCATGTCTTGAATCTCAACTTGCAAATTCCGGAAACTACCCAGCAAACCCTCAGAAGATTTTACCTCTATTTCAAGCTGCGCATTTACTTCGGTTTTTTCAGACTCGAGAATCAGAGATCGACTATCGTGATCCAGAAGTTGTTTTTCAAATACGCTGGTTTCATCTCTGAGCCGATGCACGTCCTCTTTCAGTGAAGACTGTTTTACTTCGTAAGTCTTGAGGGCAACCTCGAGGTGAGAAACTTCAGTCCTTAACCGTGCGATTGAGACTTCGTTTTCACCAATCAAACGTCGTTCATTCAACAGGTTGGCTTCGGCGGTAGCGATTCGCGTCTGAACCTCGCTAAGTTCATCCGTTTTGGATTGGTAAACTTCATCGGAATTACCAACGAGATCCAACTGCTGCTGGCGAACCTCTACATCACCCTGCGATCGATTTTGTACCTCCTCGAAACGGCGAACCAGATTTTCCAGTTCCACATCTATTTGTTCAAGCCGATGGGTGACATCCTCGATTCTTGATTGTGCAAATTTTGACTGATTGTCCGCCTGATCTTTCTTGGATCGCAGATCAAAAATACCCTGTTGAGAGACTTCCAAATTTGAATATAGGTTCGTTCTCAATTCTCTTTTTCCCTCAAGCCCAAGTTCTTTAGTGCTTACGGACTTCCTCAGCGTTTCCACCTTACCCGTAAATTCCTTACTATGCTGACTTGCCGAATTAAGACTGGCTTGAATTTCGGAAAACTCATGACTGCTTAACGAAAGATCCAAGTGCTTGAGCCTGTGAGAAACACGTTTATAGCGAAGCGCTTTACTTGCTTGTCTACGCAATGAGCCGATTTGCCTGGAAACTTCCTCAATAACATCAGTAACCCGAGCCAGGTTGGCGTCCACATGAGAAAGCTTATTGAGCGCTTCTTTCCGTTGGGCCTTGTATCGTGTGATACCCGCCGCCTCTTCAAAAATGGTACGGCGCTCGGACGGGTTTGAGGAAAGAATCTGGTCAATCTGGCCCTGGACCATGAAGGAATATGACACCTGTCCTACCCCAGTATCCATAAACAGTTTGCCGATGTCTTTTAGACGACACGATTTACCATTTATGTAATAATTGCTGGCACCGTCACGAACGACGCTACGCTTGATTTCAACCTCGTGAAATCCTGCGCCTAGCTGTTCTTCGCAGTCAGAGAAAATTAGACTTACTTCACAAAGGGAGTGAGGTTTTCGCTTATCTGTCCCCTCAAAAATGACGTCCTGCATCTTTCCACCACGCAACGCCTTAGCACTCTGCTCGCCTAAAACCCACCGAATGCAGTCGGCAATATTACTCTTGCCGCACCCATTCGGGCCAACGATAGCGGTTACTCCAGGTTCCAGCGATAGTTGGGTATAATCGGCGAAACTCTTGAATCCGTTGATCCTGACTTCCTTCAGATACATGGATAAAAGTGGGGTAGATTTGTAATGGCTTGGCGATTCAGCAACCCTTAATTTCAGGAATCTACAACATCAATAAATTACCTACTGGTTA is a window encoding:
- the smc gene encoding chromosome segregation protein SMC; this encodes MYLKEVRINGFKSFADYTQLSLEPGVTAIVGPNGCGKSNIADCIRWVLGEQSAKALRGGKMQDVIFEGTDKRKPHSLCEVSLIFSDCEEQLGAGFHEVEIKRSVVRDGASNYYINGKSCRLKDIGKLFMDTGVGQVSYSFMVQGQIDQILSSNPSERRTIFEEAAGITRYKAQRKEALNKLSHVDANLARVTDVIEEVSRQIGSLRRQASKALRYKRVSHRLKHLDLSLSSHEFSEIQASLNSASQHSKEFTGKVETLRKSVSTKELGLEGKRELRTNLYSNLEVSQQGIFDLRSKKDQADNQSKFAQSRIEDVTHRLEQIDVELENLVRRFEEVQNRSQGDVEVRQQQLDLVGNSDEVYQSKTDELSEVQTRIATAEANLLNERRLIGENEVSIARLRTEVSHLEVALKTYEVKQSSLKEDVHRLRDETSVFEKQLLDHDSRSLILESEKTEVNAQLEIEVKSSEGLLGSFRNLQVEIQDMDRQLARMAAHLNVLNDLNKKFEGFSEGAKAVLQGRIDAVVDTREFSLLAKNIEVSSKDTRAVEALLGASLDALLVDSAEIAQSVIKQLEIRKLGKACLQFPVEPLKVGETIDVPEFLIRADSVVDSKEFRTSQALERVLAGCYICEDVEAFLAFWKATPEFAFSRIASRSGDLVDRRGWFVGGHSKNEPDSILERVNQIRDLKTKIGEHETGLEGKRASARGIDEKLEKVKEAIELLKTRKQEIHREESVLESEKRTAEASLGKSRDRLTLLEKNILEIETDRSRSSENLNTSRNKLEGAERAIDEKRSGVDRSEELLRELRDEREQKREALSEVRVELAAKKQQLQSLERSLQEMKDQLVEIESIRLQRNDEKSFLSNQVDELTQQIEEQNVLATELSAELQTAQAASNELREQLMAQEKEISEKEVSLAEDRKELHSYEASLNKEAIILAEKKSQMRYLSEEIMREYDIELAEINWRREYCIANQKLVEKLSLDLEDEDAEAPDPEDMPQIKEPTDLDLENLEEPDWAPIVEEVKVLRKKLHSMGPVNLVAIEEYAELRERHDFLKTQSEDLWNSKDQLLAAIDDINQTSLAQFKETFMQVRENFIFTFDKLFGGGKADLTLQDAEDPLESGIEIIAQPPGTRLKSISLLSGGQRTMTAVALLFAIYMVKPSPFCLLDELDAPLDEANIGRFVDILRQFTKHSQFLIITHNKRTISSADTIYGVTMQERGVSKVISMRFNRDAGSAEEVELATVDA
- a CDS encoding energy transducer TonB — translated: MNNTDQPNTAYNVSISLMLKSDDYGVKVFEIVEVDEAPVATKTYVPQYPPILKSSRIQGSVSVVFTVDPKGNVRDVEVESSTNRGFNQPAVDSVKRWKFKPGIKNGNPVYTRVRAPMQFNLERN
- a CDS encoding ankyrin repeat domain-containing protein; the protein is MKYLACAFFLVLVPGIFGSAKLTYKYDEVTYSVDGFDLARPFSIVDGTKKYLPLDGMWGLEILNDSFWDNCHFPKTYELSRDIVSYKDSDASGRYLIRLERDEFPRQFLHSEESPLSFYWEDDQFQSTLVVLGWRSKSRISSVRLFHTNRPVSSFSINHSFKNFRVDEEDLGGHPFICLLNMDTFEPIPGRKNFTMNADYLYRLACIGSDEDFGKLGLPKKQLLKLRIGDNLSLMHGAALYGNMSVLKYLERVGAHNIKEKDYNSVIRYAIFGGKIDSVKFLSDLGHSSIRKLSEAQTPFLDAVHLGHVEIVDFLTDDSKCLTFKGEWGNAAFRSLVAGRPKIYQLLMDKIGDRDFKIETGVTDIEVINLFHPLQNNCSMGSLELVKALFELDEDLVKLINSKHKDFNAVRLAVRSGNPDLVQFLIDKGADLETTFGSNSETLLHFAANEGLPRIIRLLVDAGISINVKDGRGMTPLYTAVLAKKSSSVHELLALNADPNLKPQKGPAPVWMAVIQDERESIKSFIQYGANCALDQNLAMQVMDYALAFDIPEVVEISLDQCLTADFSFTGSVPGISWSTRLEGFGFRNSAKNFLGI